The following coding sequences lie in one Gemmatimonadota bacterium genomic window:
- a CDS encoding aminodeoxychorismate/anthranilate synthase component II, giving the protein MLLVIDNYDSFTFNLVQFLGELGADPHVVRNDEVTVAELRAMGPSRLVISPGPCTPAEAGVSVEAVRALGPEIPVLGVCLGHQAIGEAYGGRTIRASRVMHGKTTRIRHTGEGLFRGLPQPMEVTRYHSLVTDPGVLPAELEAVAWSPVEEADAEAGGSRGEEIQAVRHRSFPVWGVQFHPESLFSEGGMDLLRNFLEI; this is encoded by the coding sequence ATGCTGCTCGTCATAGACAACTACGATTCCTTCACCTTCAATCTCGTCCAATTCCTCGGCGAGCTCGGTGCGGATCCCCACGTCGTACGAAACGACGAGGTGACCGTCGCGGAGCTCCGCGCCATGGGTCCCTCGCGGCTGGTGATCTCCCCCGGGCCCTGCACCCCGGCGGAGGCGGGGGTCAGCGTCGAAGCGGTCCGGGCGCTCGGCCCCGAGATCCCCGTGCTGGGTGTCTGCCTCGGTCACCAGGCGATCGGGGAGGCCTACGGGGGAAGGACGATTCGGGCGAGCCGGGTCATGCATGGGAAAACCACCCGGATCCGGCACACCGGAGAAGGTCTCTTCCGGGGCCTCCCCCAGCCCATGGAGGTCACCCGGTACCACTCTCTCGTGACGGACCCCGGGGTCCTCCCCGCCGAGCTCGAGGCCGTCGCCTGGTCCCCCGTCGAAGAGGCCGACGCCGAGGCCGGTGGCTCCCGGGGAGAGGAGATTCAGGCCGTCCGGCACCGCAGTTTTCCGGTCTGGGGGGTGCAATTTCATCCCGAATCCCTCTTCTCAGAGGGCGGTATGGACCTCCTCCGCAATTTCCTCGAGATCTAG
- the kdsB gene encoding 3-deoxy-manno-octulosonate cytidylyltransferase, which yields MNEPILGVIPARLDSSRLPRKPLHPVLGRPLLEWVWQRVQPMTLFDHVVVATDSAEVVALCESIGAPVILTAAEHPSGTDRVAEVARRPEFRHLPIVVNVQGDEPLVRESHLVRAVELVRDQGWEVGTCAAPLVNAGARKDPSVVKVARATNGRALYFSRAAIPHKRDDKPTPEEMAAAPFLRHIGVYAYRRDALLRWVSLPPSPLEELERLEQLRALEDGMAMGVAVVDEARPGVDTAADVLKMEELLSRMDEPLIAAKGT from the coding sequence GTGAACGAGCCCATCCTTGGTGTGATTCCCGCACGCCTGGACTCGAGTCGGCTCCCCCGAAAACCCCTCCATCCCGTCCTCGGCCGTCCACTCCTCGAGTGGGTCTGGCAGCGGGTTCAGCCGATGACGCTGTTCGACCACGTCGTCGTGGCCACGGATTCCGCGGAGGTCGTTGCGCTCTGCGAGTCCATCGGGGCTCCGGTGATCCTTACCGCCGCGGAGCATCCCTCGGGAACCGACCGGGTCGCCGAGGTCGCACGCCGTCCCGAGTTCCGTCATCTTCCGATCGTGGTGAACGTGCAGGGCGACGAACCGCTCGTGCGCGAGAGCCATCTCGTCCGGGCGGTCGAGTTGGTACGCGACCAGGGGTGGGAAGTGGGGACCTGCGCGGCTCCGCTCGTGAACGCCGGGGCGCGCAAGGACCCGTCGGTCGTGAAGGTGGCGCGCGCGACGAATGGGCGGGCTCTCTACTTCTCCCGCGCCGCGATTCCCCACAAGCGGGACGACAAGCCGACCCCGGAGGAGATGGCGGCCGCGCCTTTCCTCCGGCACATCGGTGTGTACGCGTATCGGCGAGATGCGCTGTTGCGGTGGGTGTCGCTTCCCCCCTCGCCGCTGGAGGAGCTCGAGCGGCTGGAACAGTTGAGGGCCTTGGAGGACGGAATGGCGATGGGGGTGGCCGTGGTGGACGAGGCGCGGCCGGGTGTGGATACGGCGGCGGATGTGCTGAAGATGGAAGAGCTTCTTTCTCGAATGGACGAACCTTTGATCGCGGCGAAGGGGACATGA